The Vibrio gallaecicus genome contains a region encoding:
- a CDS encoding DUF3413 domain-containing protein yields the protein MVDSANSYSDRVSRLVGWGHWFAFFNIIAAMLIGTRYITQSAWPETLLGQFYLAVSWVGHFGFLVFALYLLVLFPLTFLLPAKKLLRLVAICFATIGLTVLLIDTQTYQTINLHLTPVVWELLFSDEQTAISSDLQHLFIVMPLIFLLQLGLSEWVWRKQRKLAHKHVGRPLAAVFFLCFMASHVIYIWADAYFYNPITNQKANFPLSYPMTAKSFMEKHGLLDREDYLQRLKDSEGNVDLVRYPLETIQYNRRSDDLNILVVSVNNLRSDTLNADSMPASYAYAQNSINFTNHYSSSNDMYGVFGLFYGLPSSYSSSIKAQGSSSVLLDVLDHNGYQFAAFSGDNFDDNLYSEVIFRNKTLSDYESTLDDASAVSAWSSWLETSATNDPWFNFIELTTLDNFSSENQPQGSLLSPSERFKQDYNQAALAADAHLSKIYDELERLELDQNTVVIITSNHGTEFNETQTNSWGANSNYSRYQLQVPMVINWPGKKATEYTHRSSHLDLSVTLLQDLLGVSSNPTDFSSGRNIFDEGKRKWILAGDSRELALVTPKQTTVLDKFGNYKLYDENYKRLKDANPRLPVLMQGLTELQRFYTKTD from the coding sequence ATGGTAGACAGCGCAAACTCATATAGCGATCGCGTTTCTCGGCTTGTTGGCTGGGGACACTGGTTTGCATTCTTCAACATCATTGCAGCGATGTTGATCGGTACTCGTTATATCACCCAATCGGCTTGGCCTGAAACGTTATTAGGGCAATTTTATTTAGCTGTATCTTGGGTTGGTCACTTCGGTTTCTTGGTTTTCGCTCTCTACCTGTTAGTGCTATTTCCACTTACTTTTCTATTACCCGCAAAAAAATTATTACGGTTAGTTGCTATATGTTTCGCCACGATTGGCTTAACTGTTCTTCTGATTGATACTCAAACTTATCAAACCATTAACCTCCACCTCACTCCTGTAGTGTGGGAGTTACTGTTTAGTGATGAACAAACTGCGATCAGTTCTGATCTTCAGCATTTATTTATTGTTATGCCGCTTATATTCCTACTCCAACTTGGCTTGTCTGAGTGGGTATGGCGTAAGCAGCGTAAACTTGCGCACAAACACGTGGGTCGCCCTTTAGCCGCTGTTTTCTTCCTATGCTTTATGGCAAGCCATGTCATTTACATTTGGGCTGATGCGTATTTCTATAACCCGATCACAAACCAAAAAGCCAACTTCCCGCTTTCTTATCCTATGACAGCAAAAAGCTTCATGGAAAAGCACGGTTTATTGGATAGAGAAGATTACCTTCAACGCTTAAAAGATAGCGAAGGTAATGTTGATCTCGTTCGTTACCCATTAGAAACTATTCAATATAATCGCCGAAGTGATGACTTAAACATTCTAGTGGTAAGTGTAAACAATCTACGCTCAGATACACTGAATGCGGATTCAATGCCGGCTAGCTATGCTTATGCGCAGAACAGCATCAATTTCACAAATCACTACAGTTCAAGTAATGATATGTATGGCGTCTTCGGTCTCTTTTATGGATTACCAAGTAGCTACTCAAGCAGTATTAAAGCTCAAGGTTCAAGCTCTGTTCTACTCGATGTATTGGATCATAACGGTTATCAATTTGCCGCTTTCAGTGGTGACAACTTTGATGACAACTTATACAGCGAAGTTATTTTCCGAAATAAAACACTAAGCGATTATGAATCGACCTTGGATGACGCAAGTGCGGTTTCAGCTTGGTCTTCATGGTTAGAAACATCAGCCACTAATGACCCATGGTTTAATTTCATTGAATTAACAACCTTAGATAATTTCTCGAGTGAAAATCAGCCTCAAGGTAGCCTTCTAAGCCCTAGTGAACGATTTAAACAAGATTACAACCAAGCTGCTTTAGCCGCCGATGCGCATTTATCTAAAATTTATGATGAATTAGAACGCTTGGAGTTAGATCAAAACACCGTTGTGATTATTACTTCAAACCACGGTACTGAATTCAATGAAACCCAGACAAACAGCTGGGGAGCTAACTCCAACTACAGCCGCTATCAATTACAAGTGCCGATGGTAATTAATTGGCCAGGGAAAAAAGCGACGGAATACACCCACCGCTCAAGCCATTTAGATTTATCAGTAACACTACTACAAGACTTGCTAGGCGTGTCTTCTAACCCAACGGACTTCAGTAGTGGGCGTAATATCTTCGATGAAGGTAAGCGAAAGTGGATTTTGGCTGGTGATTCTAGAGAACTCGCACTCGTCACACCGAAGCAAACCACTGTGCTAGATAAGTTTGGCAACTACAAACTTTATGATGAGAATTACAAACGCTTAAAAGATGCCAACCCCCGCCTCCCTGTATTAATGCAAGGGTTAACGGAATTACAGCGTTTTTATACAAAAACTGACTAA
- a CDS encoding YejL family protein: MPIISKYTDEQVENILAEVGAVLSKHKASPELSLMIAGNIATNVLNTNVAASQRKGIAEKFAEALVSSLDDTKSH, from the coding sequence ATGCCGATTATATCTAAATACACAGATGAACAAGTTGAAAATATCCTAGCTGAAGTAGGTGCTGTACTTTCTAAGCATAAAGCTTCACCAGAACTTTCACTGATGATCGCTGGAAATATCGCAACCAATGTCTTAAATACAAACGTTGCTGCTTCACAACGCAAAGGAATTGCTGAAAAATTTGCAGAGGCTTTAGTCTCTTCACTAGATGACACTAAATCCCACTAA
- a CDS encoding alpha-amylase family glycosyl hydrolase, whose translation MKNKLVLFSVLLASLPAAADWNQAYFRGTANNWQTESMVKVKPNHWQIVKKFNTGDGSNPPSFKIDRFGDWSENYPLTNFVVDPNKTYEINFYADTNSVVVHEKLAFDMRDETMYFVFLDRFSDGDSANNTGNNAQTYSADRSDYKKYFGGDIKGLLGKLDYLKDMGITSIWITPPVNNVDQLNKDGSAGYHGYWGRDFFQVDEHLGTIDDFRALSQKMDDYDMKLVLDYAPNHSNPNDENEYGALYQNGEYQTNFDGDTQNWYHHNGGVTDWNDYYQVRNHNLFNLSDFDQSNEKTYQYLVEGAKFWIDLGVDGIRIDAIKHMDKSFIQRWTGDLNNYAKAKGKPGFYFFGEWMDAGATATGINAKSIDFANTSGSALLDFGLRNTIEDALLRANGTGMYAINEYMKIRDTKFTSSDWQVVFLDNHDAPRLSTVLRSDATNFGPGKDKWGGRQSAPFAQDRVELGLALIMTSRGVPCIYYGTEHYAANFTTNGFGQVGNDPYNREMMPSFDTNTPAYQMIKKLSKLRKESYAIQQGSYIERWVSNDVLVYERNAGDDVVVVAMNLGNSTSVNAINLGLANGTYDNILGGDQVVVTDGSGTFNLEQNEVVVLRTLQ comes from the coding sequence ATGAAGAACAAGTTAGTACTCTTTTCAGTATTGCTTGCTTCCTTGCCTGCTGCTGCAGATTGGAATCAAGCTTATTTTCGTGGAACTGCAAATAATTGGCAAACAGAAAGCATGGTTAAAGTGAAACCTAACCATTGGCAAATAGTTAAAAAATTTAATACAGGGGATGGCAGTAACCCTCCAAGTTTCAAGATCGACCGCTTTGGTGATTGGTCAGAAAATTACCCACTAACTAATTTTGTTGTTGATCCAAATAAAACGTATGAGATTAACTTCTACGCAGATACCAATAGTGTTGTGGTCCATGAAAAACTAGCTTTTGATATGCGTGATGAAACGATGTACTTCGTCTTTTTAGACCGTTTTTCTGATGGCGATTCTGCAAATAATACGGGTAATAATGCTCAAACTTACTCTGCAGACCGATCTGATTATAAGAAGTATTTTGGTGGTGACATCAAAGGGTTATTAGGTAAGTTAGATTACCTAAAAGACATGGGAATCACTTCTATTTGGATTACCCCACCTGTTAATAATGTCGACCAATTAAACAAAGATGGTTCAGCTGGTTATCATGGCTACTGGGGACGTGATTTCTTCCAAGTGGATGAGCACTTAGGCACAATTGACGACTTTCGCGCTCTGAGCCAGAAAATGGATGACTATGACATGAAGTTGGTGCTGGACTATGCACCAAACCATTCTAACCCCAATGATGAAAATGAATATGGTGCGTTATATCAAAATGGCGAGTATCAAACTAACTTCGATGGCGATACTCAAAACTGGTATCACCATAATGGTGGAGTGACTGATTGGAATGATTACTATCAAGTTCGAAACCATAATTTATTTAATTTATCTGACTTTGACCAAAGTAATGAGAAAACCTATCAATACTTAGTTGAAGGAGCAAAGTTCTGGATTGACCTCGGTGTAGATGGCATTCGTATTGATGCGATTAAACATATGGATAAATCTTTTATTCAACGCTGGACTGGCGATTTGAACAATTACGCAAAAGCGAAGGGTAAGCCTGGGTTCTATTTCTTCGGTGAATGGATGGATGCAGGTGCCACCGCTACAGGTATTAATGCGAAGTCTATTGATTTTGCAAACACATCTGGCTCTGCACTATTAGATTTTGGTCTACGTAATACGATAGAAGATGCGCTGTTGCGTGCCAATGGTACCGGTATGTACGCGATTAACGAGTACATGAAAATTCGCGATACTAAGTTTACATCGAGTGATTGGCAGGTTGTATTTTTAGATAACCATGATGCTCCACGTTTATCTACTGTACTTCGTTCAGACGCTACCAACTTTGGACCCGGTAAAGATAAATGGGGCGGTCGCCAGAGTGCTCCATTCGCTCAAGATCGTGTCGAGCTAGGTTTAGCTCTTATTATGACCTCTCGTGGTGTTCCTTGTATTTACTATGGCACAGAACATTATGCAGCTAACTTTACGACAAATGGGTTTGGACAGGTGGGTAATGACCCATATAACCGTGAAATGATGCCAAGTTTTGATACCAATACACCGGCTTATCAAATGATTAAGAAACTGAGTAAATTGCGTAAAGAAAGTTATGCGATTCAGCAAGGCTCTTACATTGAACGTTGGGTAAGTAATGATGTTTTAGTCTACGAGCGCAATGCTGGGGATGATGTTGTTGTCGTTGCCATGAATTTAGGTAACAGCACCTCTGTGAATGCCATTAACCTAGGCTTAGCAAACGGAACTTACGATAATATTTTAGGTGGTGATCAAGTTGTTGTGACGGATGGTAGTGGTACATTTAACTTGGAGCAGAATGAAGTGGTGGTGTTGAGAACACTTCAATAG
- the nhaC gene encoding Na+/H+ antiporter NhaC, whose translation MQQRITRLPSLLQVVIALGLFLSLAFSFTAQLDLPIQLALYIGWFIIIGLGIRLGHEYKDLEKSALNGISNGLGAVLILLAVGALVGTWISGGIVPTIIYYGLKAIHPSIFLLATMIICSLTALATGTSWGAAGTAGIAMMGIGQGLGVPAPITAGAVLSGCYFGDKMSPLSDSVILASSMSNVEVVEHIKGMLPVALISYVITGIMFTAFGFHYAGNVDMTQVESVIKAMEVQFYITPYSFVPVLIVLGLLAFRMPSFPVISFGSLLGIIWAVMIQDIDFLTAFNTAWAPFSISSGVEFIDSILNRGGMSSMLGSVAVIVFGLGFGGLLDKVGVLETIAKIFERRVNSAGSLATSTIGTAFMGNVFGSAMYVSLILTPKICAKNYDRLGYKRKNLSRNAEFGGTLTSGMVPWSDNGIYMASILGVATLSYAPFMWLSFICIIVTIVTSYMGWFVDKCEPTAPAAEENVQADLSKQSA comes from the coding sequence ATGCAGCAACGAATAACCCGCCTACCTAGCCTGTTACAGGTAGTCATAGCGTTAGGATTATTTTTATCACTCGCATTCTCTTTCACAGCACAACTTGATCTCCCAATTCAACTCGCCCTTTATATAGGCTGGTTTATTATCATTGGGCTTGGTATTCGACTCGGTCACGAATATAAAGATCTAGAGAAATCAGCATTAAACGGAATATCTAATGGCTTAGGGGCTGTTTTAATACTTTTAGCTGTTGGTGCGCTTGTCGGGACTTGGATCTCAGGCGGCATTGTACCTACCATCATTTACTATGGTCTTAAAGCGATTCACCCTTCTATTTTCCTTCTTGCTACTATGATCATTTGTTCACTTACTGCTCTAGCAACAGGTACCTCTTGGGGAGCGGCTGGTACAGCGGGTATCGCGATGATGGGAATTGGTCAAGGGCTTGGTGTTCCAGCTCCAATCACTGCTGGTGCTGTACTTTCTGGCTGTTATTTCGGTGATAAAATGTCGCCGCTTTCTGACTCGGTGATCCTTGCTTCTTCTATGTCGAATGTAGAAGTTGTTGAACACATTAAGGGAATGCTGCCAGTCGCCTTAATTAGCTATGTCATTACGGGGATAATGTTTACTGCATTTGGCTTTCACTACGCAGGTAATGTTGATATGACTCAAGTTGAGTCTGTCATTAAAGCGATGGAAGTTCAGTTCTACATCACACCTTATTCTTTCGTACCTGTTTTGATCGTTCTTGGCTTGCTTGCTTTCCGTATGCCTTCATTCCCAGTCATTAGCTTCGGCTCTCTACTCGGGATCATCTGGGCAGTTATGATCCAAGACATTGATTTCTTAACGGCGTTTAATACAGCATGGGCTCCGTTCTCGATTTCATCAGGCGTTGAATTCATTGATTCGATACTCAACCGTGGCGGAATGTCGTCAATGCTGGGTTCTGTTGCTGTTATCGTATTTGGCTTAGGTTTTGGTGGCCTACTAGATAAGGTAGGCGTACTTGAAACGATTGCTAAAATTTTCGAGCGACGTGTTAATAGTGCAGGTTCATTGGCGACAAGTACGATTGGTACCGCATTCATGGGTAACGTGTTCGGTTCAGCTATGTACGTATCTTTGATTCTGACACCAAAGATTTGTGCTAAGAACTATGATCGTCTTGGCTATAAGCGTAAAAATCTTTCACGTAATGCTGAGTTTGGTGGGACATTAACTTCAGGTATGGTGCCTTGGAGTGACAATGGCATTTACATGGCGAGCATCCTTGGTGTCGCGACACTGTCTTATGCGCCTTTCATGTGGCTAAGTTTCATTTGTATTATCGTGACTATTGTGACGTCTTACATGGGTTGGTTTGTCGATAAATGTGAGCCTACCGCACCAGCTGCAGAAGAAAATGTTCAAGCCGATTTAAGTAAACAGTCAGCTTAA
- the yejK gene encoding nucleoid-associated protein YejK, producing the protein MSLHLSNVILHQLRKNDQEELIVNYRAESLDNDSSSESLVAELHRVFNSKAGKGFGSFKSDSEFQLWLQELRKGERNFYDFSQQSALRLKDELSKYPFADEGTLILAEYQSLATDYLFIGLLPSNESLKVTEGLDISATDYLDISKMDIAARVDLSTYETNKESNRYLAYIKGRVGRKVADFFLDFLQAEVGLDTKQQNQVLMQAVEDFVSDSKLEKEEAISYKKQVADYCSEQLKAGDEVQVRELSGELPASTDGTSFFDYTNEQGYELEDSFPADRATMRKLTKYVGAGGGLNVSFDSLLLGERIFYDPETDTLTIKGTPPNLRDQLTRNK; encoded by the coding sequence ATGAGCCTTCACCTTTCCAACGTAATTTTACATCAGCTAAGAAAGAATGATCAGGAAGAACTGATTGTTAACTATCGAGCTGAGTCTTTAGACAATGATTCTTCATCTGAAAGCCTTGTTGCCGAGCTGCACCGAGTTTTTAACTCGAAAGCTGGCAAAGGATTCGGATCTTTTAAATCTGACAGCGAATTTCAGCTATGGTTGCAAGAGCTACGTAAAGGCGAACGAAACTTTTACGATTTCTCTCAACAAAGTGCGCTACGTCTAAAAGATGAACTATCAAAGTATCCATTTGCCGATGAAGGCACTTTGATTTTAGCCGAGTATCAATCACTTGCTACTGATTATCTGTTCATTGGTTTACTGCCTTCTAATGAAAGCTTGAAAGTCACTGAAGGGCTAGATATCAGCGCAACAGATTATTTAGATATCTCTAAAATGGACATTGCAGCTCGTGTCGACCTTTCGACTTATGAAACAAACAAAGAGTCGAACCGCTACCTTGCTTATATTAAAGGACGCGTAGGTCGTAAAGTTGCAGATTTCTTCTTAGATTTCCTACAAGCTGAAGTGGGTTTAGATACTAAGCAACAAAACCAAGTACTAATGCAAGCCGTTGAAGATTTTGTCTCTGACTCTAAATTAGAAAAAGAAGAAGCAATTAGCTATAAAAAGCAAGTGGCTGATTACTGCAGTGAACAGCTTAAAGCTGGCGATGAAGTTCAAGTTCGCGAATTATCTGGTGAACTACCAGCCAGCACTGATGGTACTAGCTTTTTCGACTATACTAATGAGCAAGGATATGAGCTAGAAGATAGCTTCCCTGCTGATAGAGCCACTATGCGCAAGCTGACAAAATATGTAGGAGCTGGTGGCGGCTTAAATGTTAGTTTTGATAGTTTGTTATTGGGTGAGCGTATTTTCTATGACCCGGAAACAGATACCTTAACGATTAAAGGCACACCCCCAAACTTACGAGATCAACTGACTCGCAATAAATAA
- the asd gene encoding aspartate-semialdehyde dehydrogenase, which translates to MRVGLVGWRGMVGSVLMQRMVEEKDFDLIEPVYYSTSQIGIPAPVLGGKDAGMLQDAFDIESLKQLDAIITCQGGGYTEKVYPALRQAGWKGYWIDAASTLRMNADSIITLDPVNLAQIQQGIHSGTNTFVGGNCTVSLMLMGLGGLYEKGLVEWVSAMTYQAASGAGAKNMRELISQMGVINDSVSSELANPSSSILDIDKKVADTIRSGSFPTDQFGAPLAGSLIPWIDVKRENGQSKEEWKAGVEANKILGLDGAPIPIDGTCVRIGAMRCHAQALTIKLKQDVPMDEIEEIIATHNDWVKVIPNDRDITAQELTPAKVTGTMSIPVGRLRKMSMGNDFLNAFTVGDQLLWGAAEPLRRTLRIILAEK; encoded by the coding sequence ATGAGAGTAGGTCTAGTCGGTTGGCGTGGCATGGTTGGTTCTGTACTAATGCAGCGTATGGTTGAAGAAAAAGATTTTGATCTTATTGAACCTGTTTATTACAGCACATCTCAAATTGGTATTCCTGCACCAGTTTTAGGCGGTAAAGACGCGGGTATGCTACAAGACGCTTTTGATATTGAAAGCCTCAAACAATTAGATGCAATCATTACCTGTCAAGGTGGTGGTTACACCGAGAAAGTTTACCCAGCATTGCGTCAAGCGGGTTGGAAAGGTTACTGGATCGATGCTGCTTCTACACTTCGTATGAATGCAGACTCTATCATCACACTAGACCCTGTAAACTTGGCTCAAATTCAGCAAGGTATTCATAGCGGCACAAACACTTTTGTTGGTGGTAACTGCACTGTTAGCTTAATGCTTATGGGACTTGGCGGTCTTTATGAAAAAGGTCTTGTTGAGTGGGTAAGCGCAATGACTTACCAAGCGGCTTCTGGCGCAGGTGCTAAGAACATGCGTGAATTGATTTCTCAAATGGGAGTGATCAATGACAGCGTGAGTTCAGAATTGGCTAACCCATCAAGCTCAATTCTGGATATTGATAAAAAGGTTGCAGACACTATCCGTTCAGGATCATTCCCAACTGATCAATTTGGTGCTCCACTTGCTGGCTCACTGATTCCTTGGATTGATGTGAAGCGTGAAAATGGTCAGAGCAAAGAAGAGTGGAAAGCAGGCGTTGAGGCAAATAAAATTCTTGGCCTAGACGGTGCACCAATTCCAATTGATGGCACATGTGTTCGTATTGGCGCAATGCGTTGTCATGCTCAAGCTTTAACTATCAAGCTGAAGCAAGATGTGCCAATGGATGAAATTGAAGAAATCATCGCGACTCACAATGATTGGGTAAAAGTGATTCCAAACGATCGCGACATTACTGCACAAGAACTGACTCCAGCAAAAGTAACGGGCACAATGTCTATTCCTGTGGGACGTCTTCGTAAGATGTCGATGGGTAATGACTTCTTGAACGCATTCACTGTTGGTGACCAATTACTATGGGGTGCTGCAGAGCCACTTCGTCGTACACTACGCATCATTCTTGCTGAG
- a CDS encoding glycosidase has translation MKRTLLLTALLSSALMGCASTSDAPAVAQNLATGPFADCNLASVEDRGPIRPSLFVIGTFPDGQWMHMDNRQMSHKGNGIYQVVSEEKAGNVSLQFATMSWNPQFTAAGKEMVVGYEKELKRGGFAKNTTVNIPEDGKYLWSIEINKDKKPVRALIKACK, from the coding sequence ATGAAACGTACTCTGCTGCTTACTGCTCTTTTGTCTTCTGCATTAATGGGGTGTGCAAGCACTTCAGATGCTCCAGCAGTTGCACAAAACCTTGCTACTGGTCCTTTTGCCGATTGTAATCTAGCAAGTGTTGAAGACCGTGGTCCTATTCGCCCTTCACTGTTTGTGATTGGTACTTTCCCTGACGGCCAGTGGATGCACATGGATAACCGCCAGATGTCTCATAAAGGCAATGGCATCTATCAAGTAGTGAGTGAAGAAAAAGCAGGCAATGTAAGCTTACAGTTTGCAACCATGAGTTGGAATCCTCAATTTACTGCTGCAGGTAAAGAGATGGTTGTAGGCTATGAAAAAGAACTGAAACGTGGTGGTTTTGCAAAAAATACAACAGTAAACATCCCTGAAGATGGAAAATACTTATGGAGTATTGAGATCAATAAGGATAAGAAACCAGTGCGAGCTCTTATAAAAGCGTGTAAATAG
- a CDS encoding ABC transporter ATP-binding protein, whose protein sequence is MATVSLRKVEKEYDNGFKAVHGIDLDIHEGEFMVFVGPSGCAKSTTLRMIAGLESISGGDIRIGDQVVNDLPPKDRGIAMVFQNYALYPHKTVFDNMAFGLKMQKKPKEEIKQRVEEAAEKLEITDLLYRKPKEMSGGQRQRVAVGRAIVRKPDVFLFDEPLSNLDAKLRVSMRVKIAQLHQSLKEEGNPATMIYVTHDQTEALTLGDRICVLNQGNIMQVDTPANLYNYPKNKFVAGFIGSPAMNLVSTTLRKLGDDIYVELAPGAQIIIPKDKQEKLLNYIDKPVCLGIRPEHIDLATDDETVNVHPGELTVVENLGNEKYLYFRIGNNEIVARVNNQTITTSDIGSNVRFNFYSGFCHIFDAETEENITL, encoded by the coding sequence ATGGCAACAGTTAGCCTACGCAAAGTAGAAAAAGAATATGATAATGGCTTCAAAGCTGTACATGGAATTGACTTAGATATTCATGAAGGTGAGTTCATGGTATTCGTGGGTCCATCTGGTTGTGCTAAGTCAACCACACTTCGCATGATAGCGGGGCTTGAAAGTATTTCAGGTGGTGATATTCGTATTGGTGATCAAGTTGTTAATGATTTACCTCCTAAAGATCGTGGCATTGCAATGGTGTTCCAAAACTATGCGCTTTACCCGCATAAAACGGTTTTTGACAACATGGCCTTTGGTCTAAAGATGCAGAAAAAGCCGAAAGAAGAGATCAAACAACGTGTTGAAGAAGCGGCTGAAAAATTAGAAATTACAGATTTGCTTTATCGTAAACCGAAAGAGATGTCGGGTGGACAACGCCAGCGTGTAGCCGTGGGACGAGCGATTGTCCGTAAACCGGATGTATTCTTGTTTGATGAACCACTGTCTAACCTTGACGCCAAATTGCGTGTTTCAATGCGAGTTAAAATTGCTCAACTGCATCAATCTTTGAAAGAAGAGGGCAACCCGGCAACAATGATCTATGTGACACATGATCAGACGGAAGCGCTAACGCTAGGGGATCGAATTTGTGTGTTAAACCAAGGCAACATCATGCAAGTAGATACCCCTGCCAATCTTTATAATTACCCCAAAAATAAATTTGTAGCGGGCTTTATTGGTTCACCAGCGATGAATTTAGTGAGCACAACCTTACGCAAACTTGGTGACGATATTTACGTAGAACTTGCGCCTGGTGCGCAAATTATTATTCCTAAAGATAAGCAAGAGAAGTTGCTTAACTATATAGATAAGCCAGTGTGTTTAGGCATTCGTCCTGAGCATATTGACTTAGCTACCGATGATGAAACTGTGAATGTTCATCCTGGTGAATTAACCGTCGTCGAAAACTTAGGTAATGAAAAGTATTTATACTTTAGAATTGGTAATAATGAAATTGTTGCTCGTGTTAATAATCAAACTATTACCACCTCGGATATTGGCAGTAATGTGAGGTTTAATTTTTATTCAGGGTTCTGTCATATATTTGATGCGGAGACAGAAGAAAATATAACCTTGTAA
- a CDS encoding Hpt domain-containing protein → MELSVAIPQKPSIRLKLFLIIAFIWLLPSLALLHISSSYNQSLESVEELGARIIELRQSIYHEEPLRITRVNNLALDAQLVYSIRLQIESEFKDSWFLPDINQLLYSTDQFLEKFNEFSPLESQLQGLVSEIKLQRSNEKSSESFKQLLNELGVVVFEAIYSDSQSSPAIYRTFDSILEASYDLGLTEQQGIQKMLAEGSGVLGDYARLNYIIEKMKQNSAQEQMIIVEAKFHEGQFYFLLCMTFVNLVSLFSVIALFSLAKVNSQREESSPISSTSDKHTDSILQSHIEEQSQDKLSNASSNVSSDIKQSDASSFNGFSDKKPIQGSSSFFDGHDLESGNAEQVVSAQDINKTESTFKSLNGSAAVIDIPAMLENLDNDEESVVLLLTVFIQDHARDADKFKQLLAEDLVAALRVVHSLKGVAGSIKADRLGKISSSLELSLKQSNLVSEAALKELDDAICATVKAAQEYVSED, encoded by the coding sequence ATGGAACTATCAGTCGCGATCCCTCAAAAGCCATCCATTCGGCTAAAACTATTTCTTATCATTGCCTTTATATGGTTATTGCCGTCACTTGCTCTTCTTCATATAAGCAGTTCTTACAATCAGTCTCTTGAAAGTGTAGAGGAGCTGGGGGCTCGGATTATCGAATTACGTCAATCTATCTATCATGAAGAGCCATTAAGAATCACCAGAGTCAATAATCTCGCCTTAGATGCACAATTAGTGTATTCAATTCGCTTACAAATCGAGTCTGAATTTAAAGACTCTTGGTTTCTGCCTGATATCAATCAGTTGCTGTATTCAACGGACCAGTTCTTAGAAAAGTTTAATGAATTTAGTCCTCTTGAAAGCCAACTTCAGGGTTTGGTTAGCGAGATAAAATTACAACGTTCAAATGAAAAGTCATCGGAATCATTTAAACAACTTCTTAACGAGTTAGGTGTCGTTGTTTTTGAAGCTATTTATTCTGATAGCCAATCTTCTCCGGCAATTTATCGAACGTTCGATTCTATTTTAGAAGCATCTTATGATTTAGGTTTAACTGAACAGCAAGGTATTCAAAAAATGTTAGCGGAAGGTTCTGGGGTATTGGGGGACTACGCAAGGCTCAATTACATCATTGAGAAAATGAAACAAAACTCAGCACAAGAGCAGATGATCATTGTTGAAGCTAAATTCCATGAAGGACAGTTTTATTTTTTACTCTGTATGACCTTTGTTAATTTAGTATCACTTTTCTCTGTTATAGCTTTGTTCAGTTTGGCAAAAGTGAACTCGCAGAGAGAGGAGTCATCACCTATTAGTAGTACTTCTGATAAACATACAGATAGTATTCTTCAGAGCCATATTGAAGAGCAATCGCAAGATAAATTAAGCAATGCCTCAAGTAATGTCTCAAGCGATATTAAGCAAAGCGATGCTTCATCTTTTAATGGTTTTTCGGATAAAAAACCAATTCAAGGTAGCTCAAGCTTTTTTGATGGACACGATTTAGAAAGTGGTAATGCGGAACAGGTAGTGAGCGCCCAAGATATAAATAAGACAGAGTCTACTTTCAAGTCACTTAATGGCTCTGCAGCTGTTATTGATATACCCGCGATGCTTGAAAATTTAGATAATGATGAAGAATCTGTGGTTCTGTTACTCACTGTATTTATTCAAGACCATGCTCGGGATGCTGATAAATTTAAGCAACTCTTAGCGGAAGATTTAGTGGCTGCTTTACGGGTTGTTCATAGCTTAAAAGGTGTTGCTGGCAGTATAAAAGCCGACAGGCTAGGAAAGATATCATCCAGCCTTGAATTATCATTAAAGCAATCTAACTTAGTATCAGAAGCCGCTTTAAAAGAGTTAGATGATGCTATTTGTGCAACGGTTAAAGCTGCTCAGGAGTATGTTTCAGAGGATTAG